The following coding sequences are from one Zalophus californianus isolate mZalCal1 chromosome 5, mZalCal1.pri.v2, whole genome shotgun sequence window:
- the GZMA gene encoding granzyme A: MRNSCACLASSLSIAIFLLQIPGDFCVEIIGGNQVSPHSRPYMVLLKGEKICAGALIAKDWVLTAAHCALNRKSQVILGAHSITKRESEKQIMYVKKEFPYPCFDEDTHEGDLKLLQLNKKAKINKKVSILPLPKKGEDVKPETVCKVAGWGSIHNNSPQSDTLREVNITVINRRICNDEQHYNYNPVIGLTMICAGSLKGGKDSCNGDSGSPLICEGTFRGITAFGLPGKCGDPRGPGIYTLLSQKHLNWIIKTMKGLV; this comes from the exons ATGAGGAACTCCTGTGCGTGTCTGGCATCCTCTCTCTCAATTGCCATTTTTCTCCTGCAGATTCCTGGAG atttCTGTGTAGAAATTATTGGAGGAAATCAAGTGAGTCCTCATTCAAGACCCTATATGGTGCttcttaaaggagaaaaaatctGTGCTGGGGCTCTGATCGCAAAAGACTGGGTATTGACTGCTGCTCATTGTGCCCT GAACAGAAAGTCCCAGGTCATTCTTGGAGCTCACTCAATAACTAAGAGAGAGTCAGAAAAACAGATAATGTATGTTAAGAAAGAGTTTCCTTATCCGTGCTTTGACGAGGACACACATGAGGGGGATCTGAAACTTTTACAG ctgaacaaaaaagcaaaaattaataaaaaagtgaGTATCCTCCCTCTCCCTAAGAAGGGGGAGGATGTCAAACCGGAAACCGTGTGTAAAGTTGCAGGCTGGGGGAGCATTCACAATAACTCACCTCAGTCTGATACCCTGAGAGAAGTCAATATCACCGTCATAAACCGAAGAATCTGCAATGATGAACAGCACTATAATTATAATCCTGTGATTGGACTGACTATGATCTGTGCTGGCAGCCTCAAAGGTGGAAAAGACTCGTGCAAT GGAGATTCTGGAAGCCCTTTGATATGTGAGGGTACATTTAGAGGCATTACTGCCTTTGGCCTTCCAGGAAAATGCGGAGACCCTCGAGGACCTGGCATCTATACTCTTCTCTCGCAGAAGCATCTCAACTGGATAATTAAGACTATGAAGGGGTTAGTTTAG